A genomic stretch from Halococcus saccharolyticus DSM 5350 includes:
- a CDS encoding GNAT family N-acetyltransferase yields the protein MNLREATHDDGEAIRRIARDSMEASYSLSPRAIDGAITQWYDDETLAEKLDEDDTLLLVAEEADEVRGFTESDLVNEGGNGDLLWLHVDPDYRGQGIGAGLFERTREALSEMGAAQLRAKVLDDNTEGNDFYTAYGFEQVGTDTVEIDDGSYVENIYLHADDAEVEPTTESSDPVRTLDDQGLYVNEKQVERGSKAPFLTAYSDSEFAEEDKYGYFCTNCETLDNAMDTMGRVKCNECGNLRKATRWDATYG from the coding sequence ATGAACCTCAGGGAAGCCACCCACGACGACGGCGAAGCGATCAGACGGATCGCGCGCGATTCGATGGAAGCGTCGTACTCGCTCAGCCCCCGGGCGATCGACGGGGCGATCACCCAGTGGTACGACGACGAGACGCTTGCGGAGAAACTCGACGAGGACGACACACTCCTGTTGGTCGCCGAGGAAGCGGACGAGGTCCGCGGGTTCACCGAGAGCGACCTCGTGAACGAGGGAGGCAACGGCGACCTGCTATGGCTCCACGTCGACCCCGACTACCGTGGCCAGGGGATCGGTGCGGGGCTGTTCGAGCGCACCCGGGAGGCGCTCTCCGAGATGGGGGCCGCACAGCTCCGTGCGAAAGTGCTCGACGACAACACCGAGGGCAACGATTTCTACACGGCGTACGGATTCGAGCAGGTCGGCACCGACACCGTCGAGATCGACGACGGCAGCTACGTCGAGAACATCTACCTCCACGCCGACGACGCCGAGGTCGAACCGACGACCGAGTCGTCCGATCCGGTGCGCACGCTCGACGACCAGGGACTGTACGTCAACGAAAAACAGGTCGAGCGCGGCTCGAAAGCACCCTTTCTCACCGCCTACAGCGACTCCGAGTTCGCGGAGGAGGACAAGTACGGCTACTTCTGTACGAACTGCGAGACCCTTGATAACGCGATGGACACGATGGGCCGAGTGAAATGCAACGAGTGTGGTAACCTCCGGAAGGCGACCCGGTGGGACGCGACCTACGGGTGA
- a CDS encoding HD domain-containing protein, protein MGVEVRESPVSAASFEAMEAFVGDYLAASVNNEVDGGRMRWYPWHSAAYRFNHIRNVVAIATEIAEAEGANVDVVRVAALFHDVSKLEAEQDHHAEAGARVAREYLQSHGEYPESFVEEVCTAVADHSYQGPLTELPLETRCLIEADLLDKVGANGAVLLVLRMGYESRTHMDAAEMVGRVADRGEDVAARVESDRAVSLVHQRLKRVKWLREWLDDEIAGVDIEPDE, encoded by the coding sequence TTGGGAGTTGAGGTGAGGGAATCGCCGGTTTCGGCTGCATCGTTCGAAGCGATGGAAGCCTTCGTCGGCGATTACCTCGCGGCCAGCGTCAACAACGAGGTCGACGGCGGTCGGATGCGGTGGTACCCGTGGCACTCCGCGGCGTACCGGTTCAACCACATCAGAAACGTGGTCGCGATCGCGACGGAGATCGCCGAAGCCGAAGGTGCGAACGTCGACGTCGTCCGGGTCGCCGCGCTCTTTCACGACGTCTCGAAGCTCGAAGCCGAACAGGACCACCACGCCGAGGCGGGCGCACGCGTCGCTCGCGAATATCTCCAATCGCACGGCGAGTACCCCGAGTCGTTCGTCGAGGAGGTGTGTACGGCGGTCGCCGATCACTCCTATCAGGGCCCGCTCACGGAGCTCCCGCTCGAAACGCGGTGTCTCATCGAGGCCGATCTGCTCGACAAGGTGGGAGCGAACGGAGCGGTGCTGTTGGTCCTCCGGATGGGCTACGAATCACGCACCCACATGGACGCCGCCGAGATGGTCGGGCGAGTGGCCGATCGCGGCGAGGACGTGGCCGCGCGCGTCGAGAGCGATCGGGCGGTGAGCCTCGTCCACCAGCGGCTCAAGCGCGTGAAGTGGCTGCGCGAATGGCTTGACGACGAGATCGCTGGCGTGGACATCGAGCCCGACGAGTGA
- a CDS encoding NosD domain-containing protein — MRRRPGFDSNGAENRRTLLVGVVVVALLVGATGSLVGLAGAQSGGNATGVDSCRTIDASGTYVLTENVTGGDGNCLTITASNVTLDGAGHSLQGSGSGHAIHANGSSRAVENVTIRRVQTSNWTVGVFYLGVDGSTIRGTVADNNTQGITLANANDNRIVDNTAYVNGLGIAVGGESENNTLRNNVAVDNKWGIHFERESENNTVTDNTARNNTRWDYYSLRNDGTNTVTDLRLSTTTVSLTEQNVGLRSSTSPPEIPQGTRSLGTFVEVTSTGGGGSELSMTMSYEGSNASSVTVWRNDGEYWTEVNGAETDTAANTATATNLTQFGTFAPLADVAGAAGGSVNVSADAAPPIQQTLTPVASPPTVANGTTTTANDTTASNATANASANNVTASSATNATASNATANGTTASNATANTSMNGATPATTTDAPATITPAENVSGNGSTTAAPETGESGATSGFGFGLVRIVFVLLGAVALATLGVVAVRQSR, encoded by the coding sequence ATGCGAAGACGTCCCGGTTTCGATAGCAATGGAGCGGAGAATCGGCGGACGCTGCTCGTCGGCGTCGTGGTGGTGGCGCTGCTCGTGGGCGCAACCGGGTCGCTGGTGGGCCTCGCTGGCGCACAGAGTGGAGGGAACGCGACCGGGGTCGACTCGTGCCGGACGATCGACGCATCCGGGACGTACGTGCTGACAGAGAACGTCACGGGCGGTGACGGGAACTGTCTCACGATCACGGCGAGCAACGTGACCCTCGACGGGGCGGGCCACAGCCTCCAAGGAAGCGGATCGGGCCACGCGATCCACGCCAACGGCTCGTCGCGCGCGGTCGAGAACGTGACCATCAGACGCGTCCAAACGAGCAACTGGACGGTCGGCGTGTTCTACCTCGGTGTCGATGGCAGCACGATCCGCGGGACGGTCGCGGACAACAACACCCAGGGAATCACGCTCGCGAACGCGAACGACAACCGGATCGTCGACAACACGGCGTACGTTAACGGGCTCGGGATCGCGGTCGGTGGTGAGAGCGAGAACAACACCCTTCGGAACAACGTCGCAGTCGATAACAAGTGGGGGATTCACTTCGAGCGCGAGAGCGAAAACAACACCGTGACCGACAACACCGCGCGGAACAACACGCGGTGGGATTACTACTCGCTCCGGAACGACGGCACGAACACCGTCACCGATCTCCGACTGTCCACCACGACCGTCTCGCTGACCGAGCAGAACGTCGGGCTGCGATCGTCGACGTCACCGCCGGAGATCCCCCAGGGAACCCGTAGCCTCGGGACGTTCGTCGAAGTGACGAGCACGGGTGGCGGAGGCTCGGAACTCTCGATGACGATGAGCTACGAGGGGTCGAACGCCTCGTCGGTCACGGTGTGGCGCAACGACGGGGAGTACTGGACCGAGGTCAACGGGGCCGAAACCGACACCGCGGCGAACACGGCGACGGCCACCAATCTCACGCAGTTCGGGACGTTCGCCCCGCTCGCCGACGTCGCCGGTGCAGCCGGCGGGTCGGTGAACGTGTCGGCCGACGCGGCTCCGCCGATCCAGCAGACGCTGACGCCGGTCGCGTCGCCACCGACGGTGGCGAACGGCACGACGACAACAGCGAACGATACGACCGCGAGCAACGCTACGGCCAACGCATCGGCGAACAACGTGACTGCAAGCAGCGCAACGAACGCTACAGCGAGCAACGCAACGGCAAACGGCACGACCGCGAGCAACGCCACGGCGAATACGTCGATGAACGGAGCAACGCCGGCCACGACCACCGACGCGCCGGCGACGATCACGCCCGCGGAGAACGTCTCCGGAAACGGCTCGACGACTGCCGCTCCCGAAACGGGCGAGAGCGGGGCCACGAGCGGGTTCGGGTTCGGGCTCGTCCGGATCGTCTTCGTGCTCCTCGGGGCCGTCGCGCTCGCCACACTCGGCGTGGTTGCGGTTCGACAGTCACGCTGA
- a CDS encoding type II toxin-antitoxin system RatA family toxin — MDSVEVSTVVYLPPEEAYEFLLDFPGYANYSEYLTGVESHGDGSPGTEYDLHFAWWKLTYTARSRVTEVDPPNRIDWQVTKDIDARGRWTVTAVDPPAGREHASEVRLRIEFDADSVDPSGFDLPRLVSLSWVVEKVKPLIEREAERVVERIVADIEGESRPVDLTVHTAPDDV; from the coding sequence GTGGATAGCGTCGAAGTCAGCACCGTGGTCTACTTGCCCCCCGAGGAGGCCTACGAGTTCCTGCTGGATTTCCCGGGCTACGCGAACTACTCCGAGTACCTCACCGGTGTCGAGAGCCACGGCGACGGCTCGCCCGGCACGGAGTACGATCTCCATTTCGCGTGGTGGAAACTCACTTACACGGCGCGCTCGCGCGTCACCGAAGTCGACCCGCCCAACCGGATCGACTGGCAAGTCACGAAGGACATCGACGCCCGCGGCCGCTGGACGGTCACGGCCGTCGACCCACCGGCAGGCCGCGAGCACGCCTCGGAGGTCCGCCTCCGAATCGAGTTCGACGCCGATTCGGTCGATCCGAGCGGGTTCGATCTCCCGCGGCTCGTCTCCCTGTCGTGGGTGGTCGAAAAAGTGAAGCCGCTGATCGAACGCGAGGCCGAGCGCGTGGTCGAACGGATCGTCGCCGACATTGAGGGCGAATCGCGGCCCGTGGATCTAACGGTTCATACGGCACCCGACGACGTTTGA
- a CDS encoding LysE family translocator, with protein sequence MAVLEAATTVLAGAVFGLAIAAPPGPMNAIIAEESVLRGWTAGFWAGLGALIADACFFVLAVVGAVAVVERFPIVRGLAFAIGGALMLYFAYTAARDATASTDEVTPEGSRGFRKAFVLALTNPYQIVFWLTVGVGLLEPGRIDVLAALPSVGEALSGVLVVSTGSPTLLVGFFAGIVVWIVGFPATLVAAERRATSVGPTVAYASAIVLAVFGLIFLGEATSVLGGSFPLV encoded by the coding sequence ATGGCCGTTCTCGAAGCCGCAACGACGGTGCTCGCCGGTGCGGTGTTCGGCCTCGCGATCGCCGCACCGCCGGGTCCGATGAACGCGATCATCGCCGAGGAGAGCGTGCTCCGCGGCTGGACAGCGGGATTCTGGGCGGGACTCGGTGCGTTGATCGCGGACGCCTGCTTTTTCGTGCTCGCAGTGGTCGGTGCGGTCGCAGTTGTCGAGCGGTTCCCGATCGTGCGCGGCCTCGCGTTCGCGATCGGCGGCGCGTTGATGCTTTACTTCGCCTACACTGCGGCGCGGGATGCCACCGCTTCGACCGACGAGGTAACTCCCGAGGGTTCGCGGGGATTCCGAAAGGCGTTCGTGCTCGCGCTCACCAATCCCTATCAGATCGTCTTCTGGCTCACGGTTGGCGTCGGACTGCTTGAACCGGGCCGGATCGACGTGCTCGCGGCGCTGCCCTCCGTCGGCGAGGCGCTCTCGGGCGTGTTGGTCGTTTCGACCGGGAGCCCAACGCTGCTCGTCGGGTTTTTCGCCGGGATCGTGGTCTGGATCGTGGGGTTTCCGGCGACGCTGGTCGCGGCCGAGCGGCGGGCTACCAGTGTTGGACCGACAGTCGCCTACGCGAGCGCGATCGTGCTCGCGGTCTTCGGACTGATCTTCCTCGGCGAGGCGACGTCGGTGCTGGGTGGATCGTTCCCGCTCGTCTGA
- the coaBC gene encoding bifunctional phosphopantothenoylcysteine decarboxylase/phosphopantothenate--cysteine ligase CoaBC, producing the protein MLRGVNVALGITGSIAAVKTVELAHELRRQGATVRGVMTESAQGIVHPWAVEFATDNSVVTGITGRVEHVDLCGREGWADVLLIAPATANTVGKIAAAIDDTPVTTCATTALGAGVPVVVAPAMHEPMYDHPGVSETIERVESWGVAFVSPRIEEGKAKIATEEAIVLGTARATGETPLAGRHVVVTSGPTSEAIDPVRVLTNRSSGKTGQAVARACYAHGADVTLVHDGGEVPYATVERVESAEEMTAAVEESVAAADALVSAAAIGDYTVERSDEKIRSGQEELTLALEPTPKLIDTVRDAHPDLPIVGFKTETSGDDEAMIAAAREIQSRAGLAFVVANDASVMGENETRALVVREDETSEYAGDKSGLGARVAESLSGEFD; encoded by the coding sequence ATGTTGCGCGGAGTGAACGTTGCACTCGGGATCACGGGATCGATAGCGGCGGTCAAGACCGTCGAACTCGCTCACGAACTCCGTCGCCAGGGGGCCACAGTCCGTGGCGTGATGACCGAGAGCGCCCAAGGGATCGTTCATCCCTGGGCCGTCGAGTTCGCCACCGACAACTCCGTCGTGACCGGGATCACGGGGCGAGTCGAGCACGTCGACCTCTGCGGCCGCGAGGGCTGGGCCGACGTCCTCCTGATCGCCCCCGCGACCGCCAACACCGTCGGGAAGATCGCGGCCGCGATCGACGACACACCCGTGACGACGTGTGCGACGACCGCGCTCGGGGCCGGCGTTCCCGTCGTCGTCGCCCCCGCGATGCACGAGCCGATGTACGACCATCCCGGCGTGAGTGAGACGATCGAGCGCGTCGAGTCGTGGGGCGTCGCGTTCGTCTCACCCCGGATCGAAGAGGGGAAGGCGAAGATCGCAACCGAGGAGGCGATCGTCCTCGGGACCGCGCGCGCTACCGGCGAGACGCCGCTCGCTGGCCGTCACGTGGTGGTCACGAGCGGACCCACGTCGGAGGCGATCGACCCTGTTCGAGTGCTGACCAACCGCTCGTCGGGGAAGACCGGGCAGGCGGTCGCGCGGGCGTGCTACGCCCACGGTGCGGACGTAACGCTCGTCCACGACGGCGGTGAGGTTCCCTACGCCACGGTCGAGCGTGTCGAGAGCGCTGAGGAGATGACGGCGGCCGTCGAGGAATCCGTCGCGGCGGCTGACGCGCTCGTTTCGGCGGCGGCGATCGGCGATTACACCGTCGAGCGGAGCGACGAGAAGATTCGGTCGGGCCAGGAGGAGTTGACGCTCGCCCTCGAACCGACGCCGAAACTGATCGACACAGTCCGCGACGCCCACCCCGATCTCCCGATCGTCGGATTCAAAACCGAGACGAGCGGCGACGACGAGGCGATGATCGCTGCCGCACGCGAAATTCAATCACGTGCGGGACTCGCCTTCGTCGTCGCCAACGACGCGAGCGTGATGGGCGAGAACGAGACGCGTGCGCTCGTGGTCCGTGAGGACGAGACGAGCGAGTACGCGGGTGACAAATCCGGACTGGGCGCACGCGTCGCCGAGTCGTTGAGCGGCGAATTCGACTGA